Proteins from a single region of Anastrepha ludens isolate Willacy chromosome 5, idAnaLude1.1, whole genome shotgun sequence:
- the LOC128863114 gene encoding regulation of nuclear pre-mRNA domain-containing protein 2, translated as MSADTFDEDFFETRLEALKDTQEGIQQMSAWCLQQRTHHKKIVTCWLNVFKRVRVEHRLTLFYLANDVIQNSKRKRYEFVESWATALQRATTMVRDEKVKGKILRIFSIWEQREIYSEEYLSDLCGLLNINPPKKSQSVASDSSDDYTNGPLITNIRECVELSLATDNSFKKLPKAPNCDIESIKQQIKDKSHSDDIEKEIERYTTYAEAYSKHLQAEIRSRKAVLTNLDTAIKFYSNQRGEVKVVVSAYKNFGSRIKLVKKKLDEITPNLPSPIPSPDINAPSPEPDADLPLPDDQSPISINLFKNSINGYSSYLDGKLPFDINDFKSDDSPSTKSSQPIEVIGSRSDDESYSSGTEYYKPEPLSGYSSSSSIAIPGLNPLPVPPVESGYTSLARSAQQYGGLLPPPNTSLFGGNNGLHHDYNPNYTPDSGYHGGGGVAAVGGNTGPGGQPLMPPPPIPNLNLLDNVNGNNCIGGTARPPNNGSDEFNSSWNMNMTWTSLDSSNISNSSYTGDSLDTPVSPPHFDRESSSGGGATIEYSEQLTSNVLISQQDVDHRQLHLPAFDAPSVDLGVKLGLSKEKTRQLDIDHRNLISLTGSPGGNDSDKKSWLSQDQSFLGSTTGDVDYRALQVPVLASTDMSSPLGLMAPPPPSLQKKTNSPQKSNASSSSDKEDSGSARYDPSDMVIDMDMSDEDLDDILREVNEQQSDQLDSSQQSIGSGDATLDGSKDLIEEEQLGAAGTRPALLETPPEYVPQPVWDGNQLGQMPMPSYEPQNIGMSMEMQQQQQQQEMWNQTAWHNGGNGRGGVPPPPRPPFPLPFGNFPMNANYRGGRGGPGWGNSPQQNQFRNERFPRPQRGSPYFNRGGRGGGMRGGFRGKFRGNPAWI; from the exons TGCGAGTTGAACACCGACTCACTCTATTCTATTTGGCAAACGATGTCATACAGAATAGCAAAAGGAAACGATATGAGTTTGTTGAAAGTTGGGCCACAGCCCTGCAACGTGCAACGACAATGGTGag GGACGAGAAGGTAAAGGGAAAAATTTTGCGTATATTCAGCATTTGGGAGCAGCGCGAGATTTATAGCGAAGAATATCTAAGCGATTTATGTGGTTTGCTaaatataaatccaccaaaGAAATCGCAATCTGTGGCATCCGATTCATCAGATGATTACACG AACGGCCCGCTTATTACCAACATACGCGAATGTGTCGAACTCTCTTTGGCGACGGATAACAGTTTTAAAAAGCTGCCTAAAGCGCCTAATTGTGATATCGAAAGCattaaacaacaaataaagGATAAAAGCCATTCAGAtgatattgaaaaagaaattgaacgCTATACTACATACGCTGAGGCATACAGTAAGCATTTGCAAGCGGAAATTCGTAGCCGCAAAGCAGTGTTGACCAATCTTGACACAGCCATCAAATTCTATTCTAATCAGCGTGGCGAAGTAAAGGTTGTCGTTAGC GCTTACAAAAATTTTGGCAGTCGCATAAAACTTGTCAAGAAGAAACTGGATGAAATAACACCAAACTTGCCTAGTCCTATACCGTCGCCAGACATAAATGCACCGTCACCGGAACCAGATGCCGATCTGCCACTGCCCGATGACCAATCACCGATCTCAATT AATCtctttaaaaattcaatcaatGGCTACTCAAGTTATTTAGACGGAAAGTTACCATTCGATATAAATGATTTTAAGAGCGACGATAGTCCGTCAACCAAATCAA GTCAGCCAATCGAAGTAATAGGTTCACGTTCCGACGATGAGAGCTATAGCTCCGGTACGGAGTACTACAAACCTGAACCCTTAAGCGGTTAttcaagcagcagcagcattgcCATACCAGGTTTGAACCCTCTGCCTGTGCCGCCAGTTGAATCGGGATACACCTCACTCGCACGTTCAGCTCAACAGTACGGCGGTTTATTGCCTCCACCAAACACATCGCTATTTGGCGGAAACAATGGGTTACATCACGATTACAACCCTAATTACACTCCCGATAGCGGTTAtcatggtggtggtggtgttgctgctgttggtgGCAATACGGGACCAGGTGGGCAACCGTTAATGCCACCACCGCCTataccaaatttaaatttattagataACGTCAATGGCAACAATTGTATTGGTGGGACGGCACGGCCTCCCAATAACGGCAGTGATGAATTTAATTCTTCGTGGAATATGAATATGACGTGGACATCACTGGATAGTTCCAATATATCGAATTCCTCTTACACTGGTGACAGCTTAGATACGCCTGTTTCGCCGCCACATTTTGACCGCGAATCCAGTAGCGGCGGTGGCGCCACTATTGAATACAGCGAGCAGCTCACTAGCAATGTTTTAATATCTCAGCAAGATGTTGACCATCGGCAACTACATTTGCCCGCTTTCGATGCGCCCAGTGTGGATTTAGGTGTTAAATTAGGTCTGAGTAAAG AGAAAACACGCCAACTGGATATCGAccatagaaatttaatttcgcTAACCGGCTCACCGGGTGGCAATGATAGCGACAAGAAATCTTGGCTCTCACAAGACCAG AGTTTCCTCGGGAGTACAACTGGCGATGTGGACTATCGTGCTTTGCAGGTGCCAGTTTTAGCGTCAACGGATATGTCATCACCACTTGGC TTGATGGCACCGCCACCTCCTAGCTTGCAGAAGAAAACGAATTCTCCACAGAAAAGCAATGCCA GCTCTTCTTCGGACAAGGAGGATTCTGGTAGTGCTCGCTACGATCCCTCCGACATGGTTATCGACATGGACATGTCCGATGAGGACCTCGATGATATCTTAAGAG AGGTGAATGAGCAACAAAGTGATCAGCTCGACAGTTCGCAGCAATCCATAGGCAGTGGTGATGCAACACTTGATGGATCCAAGGACCTAATCGAGGAAGAACAATTAGGTGCAGCTGGCACGAGGCCTGCattgttggaaacaccaccaGAATATGTGCCGCAACCGGTCTGGGACGGCAATCAATTAGGCCAAATGCCCATGCCTAGCTACGAGCCGCAAAACATAGGGATGAGCATGGaaatgcagcagcagcagcaacagcaagaaATGTGGAATCAAACGGCTTGGCATAATGGCGGTAATGGTCGTGGTGGTGTGCCGCCACCACCGCGCCCGCCCTTTCCGTTGCCCTTTGGCAACTTCCCGATGAATGCCAACTATCGTGGCGGCCGCGGTGGGCCTGGCTGGGGAAattcgccgcaacaaaatcaATTTCGCAATGAACGATTCCCACGACCACAACGTGGTAGCCCGTACTTCAATCGGGGCGGCCGAGGTGGTGGTATGCGTGGCGGTTTTCGTGGTAAATTTCGGGGCAATCCAGCGTGGATATAA
- the LOC128863539 gene encoding uncharacterized protein LOC128863539 — protein sequence MLTSEYCNSDFSYYPATLHEYEDQSERSEYNPIKISENMEEFAALYGLEFSSSSPSLSSSSSIESQPDVADCNFDENFANTYDFDYTIESTQRITGISENSKFRSIPKLQNSLKCNQPLSSNDSCTPTTAEKWKNRNVQCKTMHRIGLLSHKPPTQLHFHKMSAMSANTPSCATQEVLRKRRLAANARERRRMNSLNDAFDKLRDVVPSLGNDRRLSKFETLQMAQAYIGDLVKLLTRDY from the coding sequence atgttGACCAGTGAATATTGCAACTCTGATTTCTCGTATTACCCTGCTACATTGCACGAATATGAGGACCAATCTGAACGAAGTGAATATAACCCAATAAAGATTAGTGAAAATATGGAAGAGTTTGCGGCTTTGTACGGCTTGGAATTCAGCAGCAGTAGTCCCTCATTGTCATCGTCGTCATCTATAGAAAGTCAACCGGATGTAGCGGATTGCAATTTCGATGAGAATTTTGCAAACACCTACGATTTTGATTACACAATTGAAAGTACGCAACGTATCACTGGCATCAGCGAAAATTCTAAATTCCGTTCAATTccaaaattgcaaaattcaCTGAAGTGCAATCAACCGCTAAGCAGCAACGATTCTTGCACACCAACAACGGCGGAAAAGTGGAAGAATCGAAACGTACAGTGCAAGACGATGCACAGAATTGGTCTCCTGTCGCATAAGCCACCAACTCAGCTCCATTTCCATAAAATGTCTGCCATGTCAGCGAATACGCCCAGCTGTGCCACACAGGAGGTCCTGCGAAAGCGCCGACTTGCCGCTAATGCACGCGAACGGCGCCGCATGAATAGTTTGAATGACGCTTTTGATAAGCTGCGCGATGTAGTGCCATCACTGGGCAATGATCGTCgcctttcgaaatttgaaacgcTGCAAATGGCTCAAGCCTACATTGGGGATTTGGTTAAGCTGCTAACGCgtgattattaa